A region from the Gallus gallus isolate bGalGal1 chromosome 25, bGalGal1.mat.broiler.GRCg7b, whole genome shotgun sequence genome encodes:
- the LOC121107543 gene encoding acyl-coenzyme A thioesterase THEM4-like isoform X1, giving the protein MWRSCGAGARAAVAHGLGRAPPTALCSVSPQDLAVPNTGWSAAMCEQFQRLLRRAADGSWRRIPSYRRGLDYLPEVVQMAVGVVTRPGPRLFLRSVDEEGAGFEYAIFLHASGHRTQCLCQLGPYLEGHHGFAHGGAIATLIDSTVGTCALAVAKASVMTAKLSISYLAPVPVGAVVVADSRMERHEGRKIFLSCHVRDTKRDTLYAEATALFIQVEDTKPPPAASL; this is encoded by the exons ATGTGGCGGagctgcggggcgggggcgcGCGCGGCGGTGGCCCACGGGTTGGGCCGCGCCCCCCCCACG GCGCTGTGCTCGGTGTCCCCGCAGGACTTGGCTGTCCCCAACACCGGGTGGAGCGCGGCCATGTGTGAGCAGTTCCAGCGTCTGCTGCGCCGCGCTGCCGACGGCTCCTGGCGCCGCATCCCCTCCTACCGCCGTGGCCTCGACTACCTCCCAG AGGTGGTGCAGATGGCGGTGGGGGTGGTGACGAGGCCGGGGCCGCGGCTGTTCCTGCGCAGCGTGGATGAGGAGGGCGCTGGCTTTGAGTATGCCATCTTCCTGCACGCCTCTGGACATCGCACGCAGTGCCTGTGCCAGCTGGGACCCTACCTGGAGGGCCACCACGG CTTCGCGCACGGTGGTGCCATCGCCACCCTCATTGACAGCACAGTGGGGACGTGCGCGCTGGCAGTGGCCAAAGCCTCGGTGATGACGGCCAAGCTGAGCATCAGCTACCTGGC CCCCGTGCCAGTGGGTGCCGTGGTGGTGGCCGACAGCCGCATGGAGCGGCACGAGGGACGCAAGATCTTCCTGTCCTGCCACGTGCGTGACACCAAACGGGACACGCTGTACGCCGAGGCCACCG CACTCTTCATCCAGGTGGAGGACACCAAGCCCCCCCCGGCCGCCTCTCTCTAG
- the LOC121107543 gene encoding acyl-coenzyme A thioesterase THEM4-like isoform X2 gives MEAARVSDLAVPNTGWSAAMCEQFQRLLRRAADGSWRRIPSYRRGLDYLPEVVQMAVGVVTRPGPRLFLRSVDEEGAGFEYAIFLHASGHRTQCLCQLGPYLEGHHGFAHGGAIATLIDSTVGTCALAVAKASVMTAKLSISYLAPVPVGAVVVADSRMERHEGRKIFLSCHVRDTKRDTLYAEATALFIQVEDTKPPPAASL, from the exons ATGGAGGCTGCGCGAGTCTCC GACTTGGCTGTCCCCAACACCGGGTGGAGCGCGGCCATGTGTGAGCAGTTCCAGCGTCTGCTGCGCCGCGCTGCCGACGGCTCCTGGCGCCGCATCCCCTCCTACCGCCGTGGCCTCGACTACCTCCCAG AGGTGGTGCAGATGGCGGTGGGGGTGGTGACGAGGCCGGGGCCGCGGCTGTTCCTGCGCAGCGTGGATGAGGAGGGCGCTGGCTTTGAGTATGCCATCTTCCTGCACGCCTCTGGACATCGCACGCAGTGCCTGTGCCAGCTGGGACCCTACCTGGAGGGCCACCACGG CTTCGCGCACGGTGGTGCCATCGCCACCCTCATTGACAGCACAGTGGGGACGTGCGCGCTGGCAGTGGCCAAAGCCTCGGTGATGACGGCCAAGCTGAGCATCAGCTACCTGGC CCCCGTGCCAGTGGGTGCCGTGGTGGTGGCCGACAGCCGCATGGAGCGGCACGAGGGACGCAAGATCTTCCTGTCCTGCCACGTGCGTGACACCAAACGGGACACGCTGTACGCCGAGGCCACCG CACTCTTCATCCAGGTGGAGGACACCAAGCCCCCCCCGGCCGCCTCTCTCTAG
- the LOC121107543 gene encoding acyl-coenzyme A thioesterase THEM4-like isoform X3, with amino-acid sequence MWRSCGAGARAAVAHGLGRAPPTALCSVSPQDLAVPNTGWSAAMCEQFQRLLRRAADGSWRRIPSYRRGLDYLPEVVQMAVGVVTRPGPRLFLRSVDEEGAGFEYAIFLHASGHRTQCLCQLGPYLEGHHGPVPVGAVVVADSRMERHEGRKIFLSCHVRDTKRDTLYAEATALFIQVEDTKPPPAASL; translated from the exons ATGTGGCGGagctgcggggcgggggcgcGCGCGGCGGTGGCCCACGGGTTGGGCCGCGCCCCCCCCACG GCGCTGTGCTCGGTGTCCCCGCAGGACTTGGCTGTCCCCAACACCGGGTGGAGCGCGGCCATGTGTGAGCAGTTCCAGCGTCTGCTGCGCCGCGCTGCCGACGGCTCCTGGCGCCGCATCCCCTCCTACCGCCGTGGCCTCGACTACCTCCCAG AGGTGGTGCAGATGGCGGTGGGGGTGGTGACGAGGCCGGGGCCGCGGCTGTTCCTGCGCAGCGTGGATGAGGAGGGCGCTGGCTTTGAGTATGCCATCTTCCTGCACGCCTCTGGACATCGCACGCAGTGCCTGTGCCAGCTGGGACCCTACCTGGAGGGCCACCACGG CCCCGTGCCAGTGGGTGCCGTGGTGGTGGCCGACAGCCGCATGGAGCGGCACGAGGGACGCAAGATCTTCCTGTCCTGCCACGTGCGTGACACCAAACGGGACACGCTGTACGCCGAGGCCACCG CACTCTTCATCCAGGTGGAGGACACCAAGCCCCCCCCGGCCGCCTCTCTCTAG
- the LOC121107546 gene encoding protein S100-A10 — translation MPSQMEHAMETLMFTFHKYAGDKNYLSKEDLRALMEKEFPGFLENQRDPMALDKIMKDLDQCRDGKVGFQSFFSLVAGLTIACNDYFVVHMKQKGRK, via the exons ATGCCGTCCCAGATGGAGCACGCCATGGAGACGCTGATGTTCACCTTCCACAAATACGCGGGTGACAAGAACTACCTGAGCAAGGAGGACCTGCGTGCGCTGATGGAGAAGGAGTTCCCCGGATTCCTGGAG AACCAGCGCGACCCTATGGCGCTGGATAAGATCATGAAGGACCTGGACCAGTGCCGGGATGGCAAAGTGGGCTTCCAGAGCTTCTTCTCACTGGTGGCTGGACTGACCATCGCCTGCAATGACTACTTCGTGGTGCACATGAAGCAGAAGGGGCGGAAGTGA
- the DEDD gene encoding death effector domain-containing protein, protein MAALKRSRAQAWPEEQGDREHGLYSLHRMFDIVGTHLTHRDVRVLSFLFVDVIDDYERGMIRSGRDFLLALERQGRCDETNFRQVLQLLRIITRHDLLPYVTLKRRRAVCPDLVDKYLEETSIRYVTPRAHSTAEHSLGHPHKSVPPQHPMVCCSSAGPQICTKRPGRGRALLSSQRKRRKSVTPDPKEKQTCDIRLRVRAEYCQHETALQGNVFSNKQDPLERQFERFNQANTILKSRDLGSIICDIKFSELTYLDAFWRDYINGSLLEALKGVFITDSLKQAVGHEAIKLLVNVDEEDYEVGRQKLLRNLMLQTAP, encoded by the exons ATGGCAGCCCTGAAACGCAGTCGTGCGCAGGCCTGGCCCGAGGAGCAGGGCGACCGTGAGCACGGGCTGTACAGCCTGCACCGCATGTTCGACATCGTGGGCACTCACCTGACGCACCGCGATGTGCGcgtcctctccttcctcttcgTGGACGTCATAGATGACTATGAGCGGGGCATGATCCGCAGTGGCAGGGACTTCTTGCTGGCGCTGGAGCGGCAGGGCCGCTGTGATGAGACCAACTTCAggcaggtgctgcagctgctgcggATCATCACGCGCCACGACCTGCTGCCGTACGTCACCCTCAAGAGGCGACGGGCTG TGTGTCCGGACCTGGTAGACAAGTACTTGGAGGAGACCTCCATCCGCTACGTGACGCCGCgggctcacagcactgcagaacatAGCCTCGGCCACCCCCACAAATCAG tgcctccccagcaccccatgGTCTGCTGTTCCTCGGCGGGGCCGCAGATCTGCACCAAGAGGCCCGGCCGCGGCAGGGCCCTCCTCAGCAGCCAGCGCAAGCGCAGGAAGTCGGTGACTCCAGACCCCAAGGAGAAGCAGACGTGTG ACATCCGCTTGCGAGTCCGAGCCGAGTACTGCCAGCACGAGACGGCGCTCCAGGGCAACGTCTTCTCCAACAAGCAGGACCCGCTGGAGCGCCAGTTCGAGCGCTTCAACCAAGCCAACACCATCCTGAAGTCCCGGGACCTGGGCTCCATCATCTGTGACATAAAATTCTCAGAGCTCACCTACCTCGACGCGTTCTGGCGCGATTACATCAACGGCTCTTTGCTGGAGGCCCTCAAGGGCGTCTTCATCACGGACTCGCTCAAGCAAGCCGTGGGGCACGAAGCCATCAAACTGCTGGTCAATGTGGATGAGGAGGATTACGAGGTTGGGCGCCAGAAACTCCTGAGGAACTTGATGCTGCAGACGGCCCCCTGA